One stretch of Halobacillus litoralis DNA includes these proteins:
- the lpdA gene encoding dihydrolipoyl dehydrogenase, which yields MAQEYDLVILGGGTGGYVAAIRASKLGLKTAIVEKRELGGTCLHRGCIPSKALLRSAEVFKQTKEADRYGVSTENTTLNFTKVQERKQSIVDTLHKGVQGLMKKGKIDIYEGFGRILGPSIFSPTAGTISVEMNNGEENEMLIPKNVLVATGSRPKSLPGLEIDGEVVMSSDEALHMKELPESIIIVGGGVIGIEWASMLADFGVKVTVLEYLPHILPTEDEDISREMLKQMKKKGVDIVTSAKVLPDTIEKDTGVKVDAEVDGETVTYEAERMLVSVGRAANVDNIGLENTDIQVENGTIQTNNVYQTKESHIYAIGDVIGGMQLAHVASHEGMIAVEHMADQNPHPMNPEQVPTCIYSNPEVSSVGLTEKAAKEKGFDVKVGKFPFQAIGKALVHGETDGFVKIVADKETEDLLGVHMIGPHVTDMISEAALAQVLDATPWEIAETIHPHPTLSEAIGEAAMAVDGNQIHG from the coding sequence GTGGCACAAGAATACGATTTGGTCATTCTCGGAGGTGGCACAGGCGGTTACGTCGCCGCCATCCGAGCTTCAAAATTAGGCCTGAAAACGGCGATTGTAGAAAAAAGAGAACTTGGTGGGACATGCTTACACAGAGGGTGCATCCCTTCAAAAGCATTGCTTCGAAGTGCTGAAGTATTCAAACAGACGAAAGAAGCTGACCGGTATGGGGTTTCAACAGAAAACACAACCTTGAATTTCACAAAAGTCCAAGAACGGAAACAATCGATTGTAGACACACTACATAAAGGTGTTCAAGGATTGATGAAAAAAGGAAAGATCGATATCTATGAAGGCTTTGGCCGTATCTTAGGTCCTTCTATTTTTTCACCGACAGCAGGAACGATTTCTGTGGAGATGAACAATGGGGAAGAAAACGAAATGTTGATTCCTAAAAATGTGTTGGTGGCGACAGGTTCACGTCCTAAATCATTGCCGGGACTTGAAATCGATGGTGAAGTTGTCATGAGTTCTGATGAAGCTCTTCATATGAAAGAACTTCCAGAATCGATCATCATCGTCGGTGGAGGGGTCATCGGAATTGAGTGGGCCTCTATGCTTGCGGACTTCGGTGTTAAAGTGACCGTTCTTGAGTATTTGCCACACATCCTTCCTACCGAAGATGAAGATATTTCCAGGGAAATGTTGAAGCAGATGAAAAAGAAAGGCGTCGACATTGTTACAAGCGCTAAAGTCCTTCCTGATACGATCGAGAAAGACACTGGTGTAAAAGTTGATGCAGAAGTGGACGGCGAAACGGTTACGTATGAAGCGGAACGCATGTTGGTTTCTGTCGGTAGAGCAGCAAATGTTGACAATATCGGTCTTGAAAACACGGATATTCAAGTTGAAAACGGGACCATTCAAACGAATAATGTCTACCAAACGAAAGAAAGCCACATATACGCGATCGGAGATGTCATTGGAGGCATGCAGCTTGCTCACGTAGCTTCTCATGAAGGAATGATTGCTGTTGAACATATGGCAGACCAAAACCCACATCCGATGAACCCGGAGCAAGTGCCAACCTGTATCTACTCCAATCCTGAAGTTTCAAGTGTTGGTTTGACGGAAAAAGCGGCAAAAGAGAAAGGGTTCGATGTGAAAGTAGGAAAGTTTCCGTTCCAAGCGATCGGGAAAGCGCTCGTACACGGAGAAACCGATGGCTTTGTCAAAATCGTAGCTGACAAAGAAACTGAAGACCTATTAGGTGTGCATATGATCGGTCCTCACGTAACGGACATGATTTCAGAAGCAGCCTTGGCTCAAGTTCTTGATGCCACCCCTTGGGAAATCGCTGAAACGATTCACCCCCACCCAACGCTCTCTGAAGCAATCGGGGAAGCGGCTATGGCCGTTGACGGCAACCAAATCCATGGATAA
- a CDS encoding alpha-ketoacid dehydrogenase subunit beta, which yields MAVISYIQAVTQALKEEMKRDEKVFVLGEDVGKRGGVFRATDGLYDEFGEDRVLDTPLAESAIAGVGIGAAMYGMRPVAEMQFADFIMPAVNQIISEAAKIRYRSNNDWSAPITIRAPYGGGVHGALYHSQSVEAVFANQPGLKIVMPSTPYDVKGLLKASIRDNDPVLFFEHKRAYRLIKGEVPDEDYTLPIGKADVKREGSDITVITYGLCVHFALQAAEKLAEEGIDAHILDLRTVYPLDKEGIIEAASKTGKVLLVTEDNLEGGIISEVSAIISENCLFDLDAPVKRLAGPDVPSMPYAPTMEKHFMMNPDKVEKAMRDLAEF from the coding sequence ATGGCAGTTATATCTTATATTCAAGCCGTCACTCAAGCTTTAAAAGAAGAAATGAAGCGGGATGAAAAAGTGTTCGTCCTTGGTGAAGATGTTGGAAAACGCGGGGGCGTATTCCGCGCGACAGATGGTCTTTACGATGAATTTGGTGAAGACAGAGTTCTTGATACCCCACTAGCTGAATCCGCAATTGCAGGAGTTGGAATCGGTGCAGCTATGTACGGCATGCGTCCGGTAGCTGAGATGCAGTTCGCTGATTTTATCATGCCGGCGGTTAACCAGATTATTTCAGAAGCGGCTAAAATCCGATACCGTTCCAATAACGATTGGAGTGCTCCAATTACTATCCGTGCCCCTTATGGTGGCGGTGTCCACGGGGCTTTGTACCATTCCCAATCCGTTGAAGCGGTTTTCGCAAATCAGCCGGGATTGAAAATTGTGATGCCATCGACTCCTTATGATGTCAAAGGTTTGTTAAAAGCGTCGATCCGCGACAATGATCCGGTTCTTTTCTTTGAACATAAACGAGCGTACCGCTTAATCAAAGGTGAAGTACCTGATGAAGACTATACACTTCCCATCGGAAAAGCAGATGTGAAGCGCGAAGGTTCTGATATTACAGTCATTACGTACGGCCTTTGTGTCCATTTTGCTCTACAAGCTGCAGAGAAACTCGCAGAAGAGGGCATTGATGCACATATCCTTGACTTACGTACAGTGTATCCACTGGATAAAGAAGGAATCATCGAAGCGGCATCTAAAACGGGTAAAGTCCTGCTTGTAACCGAGGACAATTTAGAAGGTGGAATCATCTCAGAGGTATCCGCAATCATCAGTGAGAATTGCCTGTTCGACCTGGACGCTCCCGTGAAGCGCCTGGCCGGTCCGGACGTGCCATCCATGCCTTATGCTCCTACGATGGAGAAGCACTTTATGATGAATCCAGATAAAGTAGAAAAAGCGATGAGAGATCTCGCGGAATTTTAA